GTCGTCGACGCCTCGCGGGAGGCGGCGCGCGCGGTCGCCCGCGGTGACGACGTCGCCGCGGCGACGTCCCTGGCGCAGCGCATCGCGCCCGAGGGCGCCCGGGTGCGGGTCCAGGTCGGCGACGACGAGGTCGTGGTCACCACCACGGCGCGTGTCAGGGGGCCGGGCGGCCTGCTGGGGTCGCTGCCCGGGGTGACGGTCTCGGCCGACGCCCTTGCGCTGGCCGAGGCGTCGTGACGCCCCGGCCCGCGCGAGCCGAGGATACGGGCGGTGCGACCGTGCTGGTGGTCGCGATGGCCGGCGTGCTGCTGTTCGTGACGGCCGGGCTGGCCGCCGCCGGCGGGCTCGTCACCGCGCAGCGGCGCGCGCAGGGCGCCGCCGACCTGGCCGCGCTCGGCGCCGCGGCGACGCTCGCCGGCAGCAGCGCGGCCGATCCGTGCGCCGCCGCCGCTCGGGTCGCCGGCGCCCACGGGGCCGCCCTGGAGCGCTGCGGGCTCGCCGGCCCGACGGTCACCGTCACGGTGGCGGTCGCCGGACCCGACGTCCCCTGGCAGGAGGTGCGGGTCACCGCCGACGCGCGGGCGGGGCCGGGGTGAGCACGGGGCCGGGGTGAGCACGGGGGTGAGCAGGGCGGGTGGTGGTTCGCTGCGCGCCCGACCGGGGCCGGCGCGGCACTCAGACCGTGACCAGTCAGCGGTGGACAGACCGGCCGGCCGGGGCAGGGGTCAGGGAGTGTCGCGGCGCTCGGGATCGTCGACGCGGCGCTCGGACTCGACCCGCTCGAGCTTCTCGTTGAGCTTGTTGAGCTCCTTGCGCTCGCGGCGGTGGGCGATGCTGCGTCGGGTGCCCCACTTGAGGATCGTGAAGCCCCACAGGATCGCGGCCCCGGCGGCCACCCCGACGAGGAACGACTCGAGCGTCGTGACGTCGAAGCCGAGGAGCTCGCCCCCGCTGCCCGGCTCGCTGACGAAGATCGCGGAGAGCACGGCGATGCCGCCGAGGATGAGGAGGCCGAGGCCGAGGATCACCA
The sequence above is drawn from the Nocardioides sp. zg-1228 genome and encodes:
- a CDS encoding TadE family protein, translated to MRPLARDDTGSATAELAIGVPLLVALTAGLVWMLALGAAQVRVVDASREAARAVARGDDVAAATSLAQRIAPEGARVRVQVGDDEVVVTTTARVRGPGGLLGSLPGVTVSADALALAEAS
- a CDS encoding Rv3654c family TadE-like protein, yielding MTPRPARAEDTGGATVLVVAMAGVLLFVTAGLAAAGGLVTAQRRAQGAADLAALGAAATLAGSSAADPCAAAARVAGAHGAALERCGLAGPTVTVTVAVAGPDVPWQEVRVTADARAGPG